Proteins encoded in a region of the Fibrobacter sp. genome:
- the rpsI gene encoding 30S ribosomal protein S9 produces MATAKNKKIYRGTGRRKNAIAAVILKPGTGKRTINGRDFKDYFHSEVQNMIANLPFAILGNAEEWDVEVTARGGGIAGQMGAVRLGISRALVANDAEVKPALKKEGLMTRDARAVERKKFGRKKARKHFQFSKR; encoded by the coding sequence ATCGCTACCGCAAAGAACAAGAAGATCTACCGTGGCACGGGCCGCCGCAAGAACGCCATCGCCGCTGTGATCCTGAAGCCGGGTACCGGCAAGCGCACTATCAATGGTCGTGATTTCAAGGATTACTTCCACTCTGAAGTGCAGAACATGATTGCAAACCTTCCGTTCGCCATCCTCGGCAACGCGGAAGAATGGGACGTCGAAGTCACCGCTCGTGGCGGTGGAATCGCCGGCCAGATGGGTGCTGTCCGTCTTGGCATTTCCCGCGCCTTGGTCGCCAACGACGCCGAAGTGAAGCCCGCCCTCAAGAAGGAAGGCCTCATGACTCGTGACGCCCGTGCCGTTGAACGTAAGAAGTTCGGCCGCAAGAAGGCTCGTAAGCACTTCCAGTTCAGCAAGCGCTAA